The Microcystis panniformis FACHB-1757 region CAGTAGCGATACTTTTGCTTGCAAAAATATCAAAATTTAAATCACTAAATCGCTCACACCAATAACACTTTCCGTAACTGCGACTGTAGTAATGATTATCAACTTTGCCACAGCGTATAACCTCATTTAATGCAACTTCCAAAGTATCGCACCATTCCTTAGCCGTCGGTCGTCTGTGGGGGAATTTATGTCCCTCATTAAAACAGCGCAAAAATAAGGCGTGTAAGTCGGGATGTAAAATATTTAATGGGATTGTTGTATTACTAGGTACAAGCAATTTATCCCCAGAAAAAGGCCAGAGTCCCCGTCGAATTAGTTCCGACTGTTCCAGGGAATCCCCTCCTCCTTGCCACAATCCCCGAAACGGCGGCCCGCTAAATAATAGATAATAAATAACAACTCCTAATCGAAAGCGATCATGCACTTCTGTTTGATCTACATCTGCTAGATTCACTCCGATTAATTCCGCCGGTGTAAATCCTTCTGAGCCAACTAAACACCGATATATTTTACCGCTATAGGGATCTGATACTTGAAATGAATCTGTATCAATAATTGTAGGCAACGCCCGATTATTCACCAAGATATTTTCTAGCTTGATGTCTCCCAAAACATAACCTTTAAGGTGAATTGCTTGGATAATAGCGGCTATATTCCGCGCTACTACATGAAGAAAATACCAATTAGTTTCTAACTTGTATTTTCTTCTCATTATGGGCGTACAAAGCTTTAATAATGTTTCTGAACCCACCACTTCTGGCATTAAAAACCCAGCGACTTTTCCCTGGTTATCTTCTAAGATAGAATAGGGCCAAGCGAAGGAAATATGGTTAAGATGAGCATTAGGATCCCCAGGCCGATTTCTCACCATTAACTGTAATTTATCAACCCTTTCATTATGGGGATTGTGGTAGATTTTCGCTAAGTACCCATTAAAGTTAGTGTGCCATACTTTCGCTTCGCCACTGTCGGCCATTTCTTGCGTCAGGGTAATCAAGCGATTCTGTAGTTGACAGCGATAAGTTAAAGACATCAAAAAATCTCCGAGTATTTATGCTGTTCAGTCCCATCGTAGTTGGGTTGAACAATAGTGAAACCCAACATTTTTTAATAATTGAGTTGGGTTTCGTTCCTCAACCCAACCTACAGATACTTTCATTATGGGGATTGTGGTAGATTTTCGCTAAGTACCCATTAAAGTTAGTGTGCCATACTTTCGCTTCGCCACTGTTGGCCAATTCTTGCGTCAGGGTAATCAGACGATTTTGTAGTTGACAGCGATAAGTTAAAGACATCAAAAAATCTCCGAGTATTTATGCTGTTCAGTCCCATCGTAGGTTGGGTTGAACGATAGTGAAACCCAACATTTTTTAATAATTAAGTTGGGTTTCGTTCCTCAACCCAACCTACAGATTACTTTTGATAGATTTTTTGCTCACGATTGTTTGGGGTAGATGTAATCAAATCAGGTTCATTGTTTTTTACTGCTGCTGCTGTTCCATCACTTCCCGCAAGATGTAGTTAATTTGTGTCTCATATCCTTTCCCTTGAGCTTTTAACCATTCTAATATATCTTGATCTAGTTGGATGGTTAATTGCTGCTTTGATGTCGAAAAAGATACTGTTTCTTGGGTAAAGAATTCATCACCTAATGGCGGAATATCAGAATAATCGATATTCTCATCCGTCATCGCATCAATTCTCTTCAAGTCGCTTTTGATAGATTTTTTGCTCACGATTGTTTGCCTTTCTCATTGAGATTATACGAGTTTTATTAGAGCGAGGGGTATGGACGATTAAGACAACTCGACCTTTCAATTTGCCAAGCGTAATATATCTTATCTCACCATAAACGAAACGGCTATCCTCGAAGGTAACACATTTACCACCAAAAACTAGCGGTGCATCCTCAAAACTCAGTCCGTGCTTCTCTAAGTTAGCGTCGCTCTTGTCTTGATCCCATTCGTACTTCATTGTTTGAGGTAGATTCGTTAATATTAGCTTCCAAGGTAGTGCCTTAGTCCCATCGTAGGTTGGGTTGAACGATAGTGAAACCCAACATTTTTTAATAATTGAGTTGGGTTTCGTCAAATCAATTCCTGTAAAATAGCTTCGATTTGTCCTTTTAGAGGAGGAATGTCATTTTTAACAATATCCCAAATAATCTCTAGATTGATACGAAAATATTCATGAATAGTTAAGTTTCTTAGATCGCTGGCATCTCGCCAAGGAACTTCGGGATATCTTGCTTTAAATTCTTGAGAAGTTGCTCTAGCTGCTTCACCAATAATTTGTAAATGATAGACAATCCAAGTTTGAATTAATTCTTGTTGTTCAAACAGGGTTTTTCCCTGTCGAGCATACTTTTCTAAACGCTCAATTGCTTCTAAAATATCCCGCAAGCGTTCGCTATCATCTCTCATAGTGGTATTGCTTCTTTAAGTACCCGCTCTCTGATTCTATCTTTAAGTCCCTGTTCGGTAACAATATCAACTTTGCAGCCTAACAAGGCTTCAAGTTCTCGGATTAACGGCAAGGGAAACCAGGGACTCCGACGTTCGCTACAATAATCAATTAATAAATCAATATCGCTTTTTTCGTCAGCTTCTCCCCGTGCAACAGAACCAAAAATTCGCACGTTATTTGCGCCGTGTTTAGCCGCAATAGCAATAATTTTTTCTCGTTTGTTTTTGAGTAATTCGTCAATTTTCATAATTTACTTAGTCCATAGTCTTATCATAGGTTGGATTGAACCAGAGCCAGAAACCGGGTTTGTCAAACAAACCCGGTTTCTAAACAAAAAGCTAGTAGTAAGGTTTTATCATCGGTTGTTAACTTACTTAAATCCTCCCGCTCTAAAAATTCTTTGAGGTCTTCTTGCAATGGCGTTTCTGTCTGTTGCAAATATTCTTCTAGTGGCTGAAAAAAAGGCGGAAAAGGCTGCCAATTTTTATAATCGATCGATACCTTTTCCACTCCATCTGTCGCCACACAAATAAACGCAACTGGCTCGGTTAAAATTTTTATTTGCATCTCCTCCAAAGCATTACTAGAAATAACAAAAGTGGTTTCATTGATGTATTCCCCCTTGTCAGGCTGAAACAATAACTGATAATTTCCTCCCAGAGGTTTGAACACAATAAAACCGTCTCCTATCTGCATCGATGCTAACCGTTTTGAAGTAACCAAAACAACCAGTAAAGTTGTCGCTAGATCATTAATGTCTAACTCTTCTTTTTCGGCTTCTTCTTGGAGAATTTGCTGAACATAAGCCAACAGTTGCCGGAATATTTCCTTTAATTCCGCTTCAGTTCCAGTGGCAGCTAATGCTGTTTTTTTGAAATTTTCCTCTAAAAATTGCAGCGCTGCTTTAACTGTTATTTTCGCCCCTAAATCCGAATATTTGGCACTACCGGCCCCATCAGCCACGGCTCCAATCAAAACATCCTGACCCAATAATTTATAAGCACCGTAATCTTGACAGGGTAATCCCATTTGGACGTGAAAACTACCGACCACTGACTGACATAATGTTCTCCACATAATTAACTGTCCTCTAGGTGGTAATTTGTCCCCAATTCACGGGTGGTAAATCGATCGCCTCTCCAATTTTACCACCAGAAACTCGTTTCATTGAGTTACTTAACCACTGAAATAAATCCCGAAAATCTAAACCATTGAGTAACACAGGGGGATTATTAGAAATCTGTTTGAGCTTCTCCATATCAGCACCCTGAACACCTACAGAAAAAAATAAAACCCGATTTTCTGCTTCTGCTTGTTTTACCCGTTGCGCCGCCAGATTCCATTGATCCGTAGGCGCACCATCAGTAATTAAAAATATCCAGGGGCGATAATATTGGATACCATGATTTCTATAAATCGCTTTACGATCTTCGACTAAATCTAAGGCCAATTCAATCGCTTCTCCCATGGGAGTTAAGTCTCCTGCGGTTAAAGTAGGTGGCGTAAATTGGTCAATTCCGACAAAATCTTGCACGGTTTTAACCCCACCATTACCAAAGGTAACAATGGCGGTTTCTACGCTCAACGTCGCTTGCATATCCCGCATCACGTCCTCCTGAAAGGTTTTGATGCCATCATTGAGAGCCTTAATCGGTTCTCCCTGCATTGAACCAGAGGTATCTAGTAGTAGTACCACAGGACAGCGATTTTCCTGGTTTTCGACAAATTCAGCCACACCAATCGGCATTTTTTGCAAGCCTCCTAATTTTTTGAACTGGGGGAACTATGGGAGTTTTAGCAATTGGGATTATCTACTTTTTGTCCTATTATATTATCTCTGCCAGTCCCATCAGAAAAGATAGCTTTCCCTTAAGCAGGCAGGTGTTAAAAGTTGTCAGACACCCCCCTTATTAAGGGGGGATTAAGGGGGGCAGGGGGGATCGAACCCAAAATATATCTTCAATTTAATTATAACCAGCTACTTAAGCTGAACGCAGGATTTGATTTTTGACTATTAGTCGCAGGGTTTGTTGTAATTCCTCGCGACTGTGAATTTCCTCCAGACGGTGAACCGGAACACCTTGATCGAAGAGAATTAAAGTAGGCAGACTACGCAGACGAAAACTATTAGCCAATTTAAAATTATCATCGGCATTGACACCGACTAATTGAATCGCATCTTGACAGTCATTTTGCCAAGAAAAGAGGGTGGGTTGGATTAAACGACACAAACCACACCAAGGAGCCCAAAAATACACGAGGACCGGACGAGAAGACTCTAAAACTAGCTTAGGGAAGCTCTTTTCGTTGACAGATAGCATCATGTCTAAACCGATTTTATGAAAACTTAATTTTGATATAGAAACCATCTTACACCAGTCGGGATCAATAAGAAAGGGGTTGGGAGCAAAATCACCAATAAATTTTACTTGTTGCTTGCATTAGCCAAGGATGCCCCCACCAGAGGAGTAGAATAAACCCTGTTACTCCTAGATAGGCAGGACGAAGGAATTCTTGCCATTTTAGGCTTTGCCGACCATCGATAATCGCTAAAAAGGGGACCACCGAGGTGCGTTCTTTGATCTTTAAAAATGCCTCTCCGTAACGGTCTTCTAAGCGGCGATCGCCATGCCAAACGGCAAAAAGATGATGAGCAATTAAACCCAGGGAAGTTAATAGGGTAAAGCTTGTCCCTAACCAGAGGGTGTGAGCAATACACCAGATCACCTGTCCTACCATCTGGGGATGACGGGTAACGCGCAGGATGCCGGTTTCGTAGAGATGAACCTGGGGTTTTTGGATAGCGGCGATCTCCAGCAGGTTAAAGGTGGCAGGATAGAGAAAGAAAAAAGAAATGGCCGAAAGTACCCAAACTAGGGTTTTAACTCCGGTTACTCCCTGTACTTGCCAGAGAAGCAAACCATCATAACGATGATTGAAGAAATAAACTACTAAAATCACGGCTAGAGGGATACTCACAAGGGCAAATAATACCCGATACAGTCGCGCACCGATGATAGCTTCTCCCCGCATTCGTAAACTGGCTAATCCGCTATGGGCGACGGCAAAACCCAGTAATAAACCTAACATGACCCAATGACTAGCGAATGCCACTTTTACTCTCTTGATTGACTAAATTTTTGGCTCTTCTCGACTTTGTGTGATAATTTTTGCTTATGGAACCCTGAAGTGCTTATTGGGCAAAACTTTTAGGACTATTTTGCGGAAGAAACTATCGGTATAGACCTCGTTTCCACACAGAAACCAGAAGAGCCAATTTTTCTCTGAACTCTATTTTAAAGATTGATGGTTAATTTTCAGCCCCTTTTTTTTGTGTTGCCAGTATCGGGGATTCGGGGCAAAATAAAACTATGCTTCCCCAAAGCCTCTCCCAAGAATATACCCAGGGAACTATCTAATTTTGCAACTTTTTAGGTAATATGTCTTATCCCCAAAAGCGATTTGTGATGGTCTGTCAGCATTCTTCCTGTTTGGTACAGGGTGCGTCCGAGCTTCTTTTAGCTTGGCAAACGGCAGCTCTCCCAGAAGATGTCATCGTTATGACCAGTGGTTGTCAAGGACAGTGTAGCACTAGCCCCACGGTGAGGATTATTCCTGAAGAAACTTGGTACTGTCGTGTTAAACCAGAGGATGTCAATCAGATTGTCGAGGAACATTTAAAAAACGGTCAACCAGTCGAGCGTTTACTCCATCCACGCATTCACGCTCAATGGCAGTAAACTTGATCGTCAATTTTTAAGTGATGCTTCACAATAGTCTTTTTGCTCGTAGGTTAACCGCTTTGAGTGCCTGTGATTTCAGCTTAGTCTATATAAGACTTCGAGATAGCGGGTGCTAGATGGTGATTTTGTCCTTGCGTTTCCCAAAGATGGGCGTACTATGAAAGTAGGGAAAAAAAAGATAATTTTAGCGATCAATTCACA contains the following coding sequences:
- a CDS encoding (2Fe-2S) ferredoxin domain-containing protein → MSYPQKRFVMVCQHSSCLVQGASELLLAWQTAALPEDVIVMTSGCQGQCSTSPTVRIIPEETWYCRVKPEDVNQIVEEHLKNGQPVERLLHPRIHAQWQ
- a CDS encoding thioredoxin family protein; the encoded protein is MMLSVNEKSFPKLVLESSRPVLVYFWAPWCGLCRLIQPTLFSWQNDCQDAIQLVGVNADDNFKLANSFRLRSLPTLILFDQGVPVHRLEEIHSREELQQTLRLIVKNQILRSA
- a CDS encoding NnrU family protein; translation: MAFASHWVMLGLLLGFAVAHSGLASLRMRGEAIIGARLYRVLFALVSIPLAVILVVYFFNHRYDGLLLWQVQGVTGVKTLVWVLSAISFFFLYPATFNLLEIAAIQKPQVHLYETGILRVTRHPQMVGQVIWCIAHTLWLGTSFTLLTSLGLIAHHLFAVWHGDRRLEDRYGEAFLKIKERTSVVPFLAIIDGRQSLKWQEFLRPAYLGVTGFILLLWWGHPWLMQATSKIYW
- a CDS encoding PP2C family serine/threonine-protein phosphatase produces the protein MWRTLCQSVVGSFHVQMGLPCQDYGAYKLLGQDVLIGAVADGAGSAKYSDLGAKITVKAALQFLEENFKKTALAATGTEAELKEIFRQLLAYVQQILQEEAEKEELDINDLATTLLVVLVTSKRLASMQIGDGFIVFKPLGGNYQLLFQPDKGEYINETTFVISSNALEEMQIKILTEPVAFICVATDGVEKVSIDYKNWQPFPPFFQPLEEYLQQTETPLQEDLKEFLEREDLSKLTTDDKTLLLAFCLETGFV
- a CDS encoding vWA domain-containing protein encodes the protein MPIGVAEFVENQENRCPVVLLLDTSGSMQGEPIKALNDGIKTFQEDVMRDMQATLSVETAIVTFGNGGVKTVQDFVGIDQFTPPTLTAGDLTPMGEAIELALDLVEDRKAIYRNHGIQYYRPWIFLITDGAPTDQWNLAAQRVKQAEAENRVLFFSVGVQGADMEKLKQISNNPPVLLNGLDFRDLFQWLSNSMKRVSGGKIGEAIDLPPVNWGQITT
- a CDS encoding nucleotidyltransferase family protein, yielding MKIDELLKNKREKIIAIAAKHGANNVRIFGSVARGEADEKSDIDLLIDYCSERRSPWFPLPLIRELEALLGCKVDIVTEQGLKDRIRERVLKEAIPL
- a CDS encoding HepT-like ribonuclease domain-containing protein; the encoded protein is MRDDSERLRDILEAIERLEKYARQGKTLFEQQELIQTWIVYHLQIIGEAARATSQEFKARYPEVPWRDASDLRNLTIHEYFRINLEIIWDIVKNDIPPLKGQIEAILQELI
- a CDS encoding BrnT family toxin, with amino-acid sequence MKYEWDQDKSDANLEKHGLSFEDAPLVFGGKCVTFEDSRFVYGEIRYITLGKLKGRVVLIVHTPRSNKTRIISMRKANNREQKIYQKRLEEN
- a CDS encoding BrnA antitoxin family protein, giving the protein MTDENIDYSDIPPLGDEFFTQETVSFSTSKQQLTIQLDQDILEWLKAQGKGYETQINYILREVMEQQQQ